The following nucleotide sequence is from Streptomyces sp. NBC_00239.
GTGTCTGCGGAGACGAGCCGGCGCGTGACGAGATCGGTGCCGACACCCCCGCCAAGCTGCTTCGAGGCGGGTCAGGAGGAACGCGGCGAGAGCGCGGTGAACGTCTGGCCGCCGTCACGCGACTCGTACACCCCGTCCTGGGTCGCGGCGACGACGTGCCGGGCGTCCACCGCGGTGAGCGCCTGGGGCGCTCCGCCGGGCACGGTCGTGAGCACGGTCCACGACGTGCCGCCGTCTTCGCTGCGGCTCAGCTTCCCGGCCGGGTCGATTCCGAAGAGGGCCTTCTCCTCCGGCCAGGACACGTACGCCTGCACCGCGCCTGCGGCCTTGCCGAACGTACGGCCCCCGTCGGCGCTGGCCGCCACGCCCTCGGAGGTCGTGGCCAGCAGCCGCTCGCCCCCTCCCGGACCTGCTGCCAGGTCGAGGGCCTTGAGGCTGGCCCGGTCGTCCCAGGTCTTGAGATCGCTCGTGACTCGGATTCGTCCGCCCTCGTACCCGTACACGGTGCCCTCGGCGGAGTCGAGGGAGTGGAAGTCGGCTTTGCCGGAGAGCGACTTGGACGCCCAGGTACGACCCGAGTCCGTGCTCTCGATCAGTCCGAGATTGCCCGGCTGGCCACCTCCCGGTGCGCCGTGGCCGCTGGCGATGAAGATGCCTTTGCCTGTCACGGTGAAGCCCATGAAGTCGTCCTTGCGGTCCCCGACGAGCTTCGGGTCCGTTCCTGCGCCGACGCTGTAGAGACCGTCGTGCGTGGCGACGTACACGCGGCCGTCCGCAGGATCGACGCCGAGGCCGTGGACATGCGCCAGCGGTGCCGAGGCATCCGCTGATTCGTCGCCAGTGGACTCGGCACCGCAGGCGGCG
It contains:
- a CDS encoding F510_1955 family glycosylhydrolase, with protein sequence MTARLRFRTLFAATAATLAAVTLAACGAESTGDESADASAPLAHVHGLGVDPADGRVYVATHDGLYSVGAGTDPKLVGDRKDDFMGFTVTGKGIFIASGHGAPGGGQPGNLGLIESTDSGRTWASKSLSGKADFHSLDSAEGTVYGYEGGRIRVTSDLKTWDDRASLKALDLAAGPGGGERLLATTSEGVAASADGGRTFGKAAGAVQAYVSWPEEKALFGIDPAGKLSRSEDGGTSWTVLTTVPGGAPQALTAVDARHVVAATQDGVYESRDGGQTFTALSPRSS